The following proteins come from a genomic window of Pyxidicoccus sp. MSG2:
- a CDS encoding type I polyketide synthase — MKPSLRLLQTLLRGQARGRITPLEEGVTRWRVLPTDLDLFGHMNNSRYLAMMDLGRVDLLVRAGLLPAMLRNRWVVPVGETALQFRGSLRLFEQYELGTRLAAWDEHWLYFEQQFRRPSEPDRPVATGLVRAVFRDTHGTVAPHRILQQALGREVRSPEPSEALRRHFGLDRAPTARQGEDGPREPLAIVGIGCRLPGGIEDTEDFWKVLMEGRECIVDIPEERWDPKKFHDASGRAPGRTHVQRAGLLQQDLREFEPGFFGITPREAAALDPQQRLMLEVSWEAMEDAGVPPSSLAGSRTGVFVGGFMMDNLILHASPDNREQLDTHSATASTLTMLSNRLSYFYDLRGPSVSMDTACSSSLVALHMACQSLWSKESEAALVGGVNVLLLPETQVTMSKGRFLSPRGRCHAFSDQADGYVRAEGAAMLVIKPLSAALRDGNRIHSLILGTAVNQDGRTPGITVPNAEAQVAVMREAYAKAGVDPLRVAYVEAHGTGTPVGDPIEARAIGTVTGVGRGERERCRMGSVKTNLGHLEAAAGVTGVIKAALVLKHGTVPPHLHLEKVNPQIPLDALGLHIPTRPEPLPRGAGPLLAGVNSFGYGGTNAHVVLAEPPRPPSIETHPRIEGRPHLLPLGAKSPEALAALAGRYADWLDAGRSSPDALCRDAAVHRSHPRHRLSVRGTSREALATSLRAFATGQRDVAGLDFVAEPPEARKLLFVYTGMGPQWWAMGRQLLATEPVFRDAVEECDALFRELTGGSIAEELKRDATSSRITRTEIAQPANAVLQVALTRLWASWGIVPDAVVGHSIGEVGAAWASGALDLRDTLLTAFHRSRLQQRIAGQGGMLAVGLGPDEALEWVARHGPGIAVAAVNSERSVTLAGERAPLERVATELASAGRFHRFLQVEVPYHSPLMDPLRGELLTSLAPLRPRAPRIPIYSTVSGRLMSDSERHDAAYWWNNVRGSVRFADALRQAVADGHGTFVEVGPHPVLASSIRDVVGAAGTRGEVLASLVRETSEQETMTTALGKLHALGLTPSWQGYFGTGTYQGAPRTPWQRKSYWEESHRSLRRRRAFAGHPLLVDAEPGPSPTWTAELSLAALPFLSDHHVAGSLLFPGAGHVELALAARHALTGDARCCIEELELMSAIVLREDTNVRVRVGFNAETAAFQVQQQDEERTPVVRARGKLFSAGRVERTVDLAMLQARLSDEVEVAALYASLEQRGLRYGPAFRAVTALHRAPGEVLARLALPTAVEEQGYHLHPVLLDAAFHSLLASAPDDARHDIVPVGIDRIQVLGLPGRTLLAHGRLCSSRPGMVRGDLTLVREDGGVVAEITGFTARLLPRAQTDDAALLERAVYLRQWERFEPSEPDAEEATWVVLGGPTPEPRPRAWHHVTSTVALMSLLDGLPMEAPVRLVDLRQAEHARESQTPVEHGAEAAEALLRLVQALRPGRVGRYFLVTTRAEAVASPSETPALMLAPLLGLARTAMTERPDLRLTLVDLDTVPTNMETLLTRLRVLGAEQEVADRGGLLHAARLTRGTLAPPQAVAEAPPLESVPEGMGHELVQGEAGRLDTLGFVARARRSPGPGEVEIEVESTALGFKDVMKALGLLSDRVKQNTYIGDAIGMEGAGRISAVGPGVTGFTVGDRVYGVAPGFLASHVVLPAGHVVKLPAHLSFEQGANLIVFLTVYHALVRVARLRRGERVLIHGATGGVGLAAIEVARWCGAEVIATAGSEEKRQYLRDQGLTHVSHSRDVSFAEDVQAWTGGRGVDVVLSFMPGEIMTRSFSCLAPFGRFIELGKMSFEQDELLRLRPFNENLMYAAVDFDRLLESRPEEVRELYQEVLQRFEEGSFRPLPSRAWPASQVEEAFRTLARGKHIGKVCVTLKDPALRVRRTARRERLSPDATYLVTGGLGGFGLEVARWLVEQGARHLALVSRRGAQSEEAREALAAWKTRGVQVLALAADVARHDELERVFTQVHRTLPPLKGVFHCAVALDDKPLARLDRTSLDRVLAAKAQGAWNLHVLTREMSLDSFVLFSSISSLIGNAGQGSYVAANTFLDQLAVYRRRLGLPATAIQWGALGEAGLVARNASVAQHLEHLGLRGLSTRAALQALGRVLDSAPEQVAVADVDWSQLGAALAPWTGARRLVALLDAPGQPKRAARGEDFVERAFGGLDDEARRALITRTLTRVVARVMRTQEGGLNTAQPLRELGMDSIMALEIVTAIEGELGVKLSSMEVVSGPSLRELTTVVLAHVQRSRPSEPLPDQRAA; from the coding sequence ATGAAGCCCTCCCTGCGATTGCTCCAGACCCTCCTGCGCGGACAGGCGCGTGGACGCATCACCCCGCTGGAGGAAGGCGTCACGCGCTGGCGCGTCCTCCCCACGGACCTGGACCTCTTCGGCCACATGAACAACAGCCGCTACCTGGCGATGATGGACCTGGGCCGCGTGGACCTCCTCGTGCGCGCGGGGCTCCTGCCCGCCATGCTGCGCAACCGGTGGGTCGTTCCCGTCGGTGAGACGGCGCTCCAGTTCCGGGGCTCGCTCCGGCTGTTCGAACAGTACGAGCTGGGCACCCGGCTCGCCGCCTGGGACGAGCACTGGCTCTACTTCGAGCAGCAGTTCCGCCGCCCCTCGGAGCCCGACCGCCCGGTCGCGACCGGCCTCGTGCGCGCCGTCTTCCGCGACACCCACGGCACCGTGGCCCCGCACCGCATCCTCCAGCAGGCGCTGGGCCGCGAGGTCCGCTCACCCGAGCCCTCCGAGGCCCTCCGCCGTCACTTCGGCCTCGACCGCGCCCCAACGGCCAGACAGGGCGAGGACGGCCCCCGGGAGCCGCTGGCCATCGTCGGCATCGGCTGCCGTCTTCCCGGCGGCATCGAAGACACGGAGGACTTCTGGAAGGTGTTGATGGAGGGGCGCGAGTGCATCGTCGACATTCCCGAGGAGCGCTGGGACCCGAAGAAGTTCCACGATGCGTCAGGACGTGCTCCGGGACGCACCCATGTGCAGCGCGCGGGCCTGCTCCAGCAGGACCTGCGTGAGTTCGAGCCCGGCTTCTTCGGCATCACCCCACGCGAGGCCGCCGCCCTGGACCCGCAGCAGCGGTTGATGCTGGAGGTGTCCTGGGAAGCGATGGAAGACGCGGGGGTGCCCCCGAGCTCGCTGGCGGGCAGCCGCACAGGCGTCTTCGTCGGCGGCTTCATGATGGACAACCTCATCCTGCACGCCAGTCCGGACAACCGCGAGCAGCTCGATACCCACTCCGCGACGGCGAGCACGCTGACGATGCTCTCCAACCGGCTGTCGTACTTCTATGACCTGCGCGGCCCCAGCGTCTCCATGGACACGGCCTGCTCGTCCTCGCTCGTGGCGCTGCATATGGCCTGTCAGAGCCTGTGGTCGAAGGAGAGCGAGGCCGCGCTCGTCGGCGGGGTGAATGTCCTCCTGCTGCCGGAGACGCAGGTCACCATGTCCAAGGGACGCTTCCTGTCGCCTCGCGGGCGCTGCCATGCCTTCAGCGACCAGGCGGACGGGTACGTGCGCGCGGAGGGCGCGGCCATGCTCGTCATCAAGCCGCTGTCCGCCGCGCTTCGAGACGGCAATCGCATCCACTCCCTCATCCTCGGCACGGCCGTCAATCAGGACGGACGCACGCCGGGCATCACCGTGCCCAATGCGGAGGCGCAGGTGGCGGTGATGCGGGAGGCCTATGCGAAGGCGGGTGTGGACCCGCTGCGCGTGGCGTACGTCGAGGCCCACGGCACGGGCACCCCCGTGGGAGACCCCATCGAGGCCCGCGCCATCGGAACGGTGACGGGCGTCGGCCGGGGCGAGCGGGAGCGGTGCCGGATGGGCTCCGTCAAGACGAACCTGGGCCACCTCGAAGCAGCGGCGGGGGTGACAGGTGTCATCAAGGCGGCGCTCGTCCTCAAGCACGGCACCGTCCCGCCCCACCTCCACCTGGAGAAGGTCAATCCACAGATTCCGCTCGACGCCCTGGGCCTGCACATTCCCACCCGGCCGGAGCCGCTGCCCCGAGGCGCGGGCCCGCTCCTCGCGGGTGTGAACTCCTTCGGCTACGGCGGCACCAATGCCCACGTGGTCCTCGCGGAGCCACCGCGCCCTCCGTCCATCGAGACGCATCCGCGCATCGAAGGGCGGCCCCATCTGCTCCCCCTGGGCGCGAAGTCCCCCGAGGCGCTGGCGGCACTCGCGGGACGCTACGCGGACTGGCTGGACGCGGGCCGGAGCAGCCCCGATGCGCTCTGCCGCGACGCGGCCGTCCACCGCTCCCATCCACGCCACCGGCTGTCGGTGCGCGGCACGAGCCGGGAGGCGCTGGCGACGTCGCTGCGGGCCTTCGCGACCGGTCAGCGGGACGTGGCCGGCCTGGACTTCGTGGCGGAGCCTCCCGAGGCTCGCAAGCTCCTCTTCGTCTACACGGGAATGGGGCCGCAGTGGTGGGCCATGGGCCGGCAGTTGCTGGCCACGGAGCCCGTCTTCCGCGACGCCGTCGAGGAGTGTGACGCCCTCTTCCGCGAGCTCACCGGAGGGTCCATTGCCGAGGAGCTGAAGCGGGACGCGACGTCGTCGCGCATCACCCGGACGGAAATCGCCCAGCCCGCCAACGCCGTGTTGCAGGTGGCGCTCACGCGGCTGTGGGCGTCATGGGGCATCGTGCCCGACGCCGTGGTGGGGCACAGCATCGGCGAGGTCGGCGCGGCCTGGGCTTCGGGAGCGCTCGACCTGCGCGACACGCTGCTCACGGCCTTCCACCGCAGCCGCCTCCAGCAGCGCATCGCGGGCCAGGGCGGCATGCTGGCCGTGGGCCTGGGACCGGACGAGGCGCTCGAATGGGTGGCGCGACATGGCCCGGGCATCGCCGTGGCGGCCGTCAACAGCGAGCGCTCCGTCACGCTCGCGGGGGAGCGCGCGCCGTTGGAGCGCGTGGCCACGGAGCTCGCGTCCGCCGGTCGCTTCCACCGCTTCCTCCAGGTGGAGGTGCCGTACCACAGCCCGTTGATGGACCCGCTCCGGGGGGAGTTGCTCACGTCCCTGGCGCCGCTGCGTCCACGGGCGCCACGAATCCCCATCTACTCCACCGTGTCGGGACGCCTCATGTCCGACTCCGAGCGGCATGACGCGGCGTACTGGTGGAACAACGTCCGGGGCTCGGTGCGATTCGCCGATGCGCTCCGTCAGGCCGTGGCGGATGGGCATGGAACGTTCGTCGAGGTCGGCCCGCATCCGGTGCTGGCGTCGTCCATCCGCGACGTGGTGGGCGCGGCCGGGACTCGTGGCGAGGTCCTCGCCTCGCTCGTGCGGGAGACCTCGGAGCAGGAGACGATGACCACTGCGCTCGGGAAGCTCCATGCCCTGGGCCTGACACCTTCCTGGCAGGGCTACTTCGGCACGGGGACCTACCAGGGTGCTCCGCGCACGCCCTGGCAGCGCAAGTCGTATTGGGAGGAGAGCCACCGCTCCCTGCGACGACGCCGCGCCTTCGCGGGACACCCGTTGCTGGTGGACGCGGAGCCGGGTCCGTCCCCGACGTGGACGGCGGAGCTGAGCCTCGCGGCCCTGCCGTTCCTCTCGGACCATCACGTGGCGGGAAGCCTCCTCTTCCCCGGCGCGGGACATGTCGAGCTGGCCCTGGCCGCCCGGCATGCGCTCACGGGAGACGCGCGGTGCTGCATCGAAGAGCTGGAGCTGATGTCCGCAATCGTCCTCCGAGAGGACACGAACGTCCGCGTGCGCGTCGGGTTCAACGCGGAAACAGCAGCCTTCCAGGTCCAGCAACAGGACGAGGAGCGGACCCCCGTGGTCCGGGCCCGGGGCAAGCTCTTCTCCGCCGGTCGGGTCGAGCGCACGGTGGACCTCGCCATGCTCCAGGCACGGCTGTCGGACGAGGTCGAGGTGGCGGCCCTCTATGCCTCACTGGAGCAGCGGGGACTGCGCTACGGCCCGGCCTTCCGCGCAGTGACGGCGCTGCATCGCGCCCCCGGTGAGGTACTGGCCCGGCTGGCCCTGCCCACGGCGGTGGAGGAGCAGGGCTACCACCTGCATCCCGTGCTGCTCGATGCCGCGTTCCACAGCCTCCTCGCCTCTGCGCCCGACGACGCGCGACACGACATCGTCCCCGTGGGAATCGACCGCATCCAGGTGCTGGGGCTCCCAGGCCGGACGCTCCTCGCGCACGGGCGGCTGTGCTCCTCACGCCCCGGCATGGTGCGCGGCGACCTCACCCTCGTGCGTGAGGATGGCGGCGTCGTGGCCGAAATCACGGGCTTCACGGCCCGGCTCCTCCCGCGCGCCCAGACGGACGACGCCGCCCTCCTGGAGCGCGCGGTGTATCTGCGGCAGTGGGAGCGCTTCGAGCCCTCCGAGCCCGACGCCGAGGAGGCCACGTGGGTCGTCCTCGGAGGCCCCACGCCCGAGCCCCGTCCGCGCGCCTGGCACCACGTCACCAGCACCGTGGCGTTGATGTCCCTGCTCGACGGGCTGCCCATGGAAGCCCCGGTAAGGCTCGTGGACCTGCGCCAGGCGGAGCACGCGCGGGAAAGCCAGACGCCGGTGGAGCACGGCGCGGAGGCGGCGGAGGCCCTGCTGCGGCTCGTCCAGGCCCTGCGCCCCGGTCGCGTCGGCCGCTACTTCCTCGTCACCACGCGCGCCGAAGCCGTGGCTTCACCGTCGGAGACACCCGCGCTCATGCTCGCGCCGCTGTTGGGGCTGGCCCGTACGGCGATGACCGAGCGACCCGACCTGCGCCTCACGCTCGTGGACCTCGACACGGTGCCCACGAACATGGAGACCTTGCTGACACGACTGCGTGTTTTGGGAGCGGAGCAGGAGGTCGCCGACCGCGGGGGACTGCTCCACGCCGCGCGGCTCACGCGAGGCACACTGGCCCCGCCCCAGGCTGTCGCCGAGGCACCACCGCTGGAGTCCGTTCCCGAGGGCATGGGCCATGAACTGGTGCAGGGAGAGGCCGGGAGGCTCGACACGCTGGGCTTCGTGGCGCGTGCACGACGCTCGCCAGGGCCCGGCGAGGTGGAGATTGAAGTGGAGTCCACCGCCCTGGGCTTCAAGGACGTCATGAAGGCGCTGGGGTTGCTCTCCGACCGGGTGAAGCAGAACACCTATATCGGTGACGCCATCGGCATGGAGGGCGCGGGCCGCATCAGCGCCGTGGGCCCGGGGGTGACCGGGTTCACGGTGGGAGACAGGGTCTACGGTGTCGCGCCGGGCTTCCTCGCGTCGCACGTCGTCCTGCCCGCGGGCCATGTGGTGAAGCTGCCCGCGCACCTCTCCTTCGAGCAGGGGGCCAACCTCATCGTCTTCCTGACCGTGTACCACGCACTGGTACGGGTGGCGCGCCTGCGCCGGGGCGAGCGCGTGCTCATCCATGGGGCCACGGGCGGCGTGGGACTCGCGGCCATCGAGGTGGCTCGCTGGTGCGGCGCGGAGGTCATCGCCACCGCCGGCAGCGAAGAGAAGCGTCAGTACCTGCGCGACCAGGGCCTCACGCACGTGAGCCACTCTCGCGACGTGAGCTTCGCCGAGGACGTCCAGGCCTGGACGGGGGGACGCGGCGTGGACGTGGTGCTCAGCTTCATGCCGGGCGAAATCATGACGCGGAGCTTCTCCTGCCTCGCGCCCTTCGGCCGGTTCATCGAGCTGGGCAAGATGAGCTTCGAGCAGGATGAGCTGCTTCGCCTGCGGCCCTTCAACGAGAACCTGATGTACGCGGCCGTGGACTTCGACCGGCTCCTGGAGAGCCGCCCGGAGGAGGTGCGGGAGCTGTACCAGGAGGTGCTCCAGCGCTTCGAGGAAGGCAGCTTCCGTCCCCTGCCCTCCCGCGCCTGGCCCGCGAGTCAGGTGGAGGAAGCCTTCCGCACCCTGGCGCGTGGCAAGCACATCGGGAAGGTGTGCGTCACGCTGAAGGACCCGGCACTGCGCGTCCGCCGCACCGCCCGGCGCGAGCGCCTGTCCCCCGACGCCACCTATCTGGTGACGGGCGGCCTCGGTGGCTTCGGGTTGGAAGTGGCCCGGTGGCTCGTGGAGCAAGGCGCCCGGCATCTGGCGCTGGTGAGCCGCCGTGGGGCCCAATCCGAGGAGGCACGCGAGGCGCTCGCGGCCTGGAAGACGCGCGGGGTCCAGGTCCTGGCTCTCGCGGCGGACGTCGCACGACATGATGAGTTGGAGCGCGTCTTCACCCAGGTCCACCGCACGCTGCCGCCTCTGAAGGGGGTCTTCCATTGCGCCGTCGCACTGGATGACAAGCCTCTCGCCAGGCTGGACCGGACCTCACTCGACCGGGTGCTCGCGGCCAAGGCGCAAGGGGCCTGGAACCTCCACGTGCTGACCCGGGAGATGTCGCTCGACAGCTTCGTCCTCTTCTCCTCCATCTCCTCCCTCATCGGGAACGCGGGCCAGGGCAGCTACGTCGCGGCCAACACGTTCCTGGACCAGCTCGCGGTGTACCGTCGTCGACTGGGGCTGCCGGCCACGGCCATCCAGTGGGGGGCGCTGGGAGAGGCCGGGCTCGTCGCGCGAAACGCGAGCGTGGCGCAGCACCTCGAACACCTGGGCCTGCGAGGGTTGTCCACCCGCGCGGCGCTCCAGGCACTGGGGCGCGTCCTGGACTCCGCGCCCGAGCAGGTGGCCGTCGCCGACGTGGACTGGAGCCAGCTTGGAGCGGCCCTCGCGCCCTGGACCGGCGCTCGCCGGCTCGTCGCGCTGCTGGACGCTCCGGGGCAGCCGAAGCGCGCGGCGCGGGGGGAGGACTTCGTCGAGCGGGCCTTCGGGGGACTCGATGACGAAGCCCGCCGCGCGCTCATCACCCGGACGCTGACCCGGGTGGTGGCCCGGGTCATGCGCACGCAGGAGGGGGGCCTCAACACGGCCCAACCCCTGCGTGAGCTGGGCATGGACTCCATCATGGCCCTGGAGATCGTCACGGCCATCGAGGGCGAGCTGGGAGTGAAGCTGTCCTCGATGGAGGTGGTGAGCGGCCCGTCACTCCGGGAGCTCACCACCGTGGTGTTGGCGCACGTCCAGCGCTCGCGCCCCTCGGAGCCGCTCCCCGACCAGCGAGCGGCATGA
- a CDS encoding carboxymuconolactone decarboxylase family protein encodes MSRIPTPASIEASPAAARPLLEAVKKQLGVAPNLFRVVANSPAALEGYLGLNGALGKGQLDARTRERIAMAVAEINGCDYCLSAHTYLGKNLAKLDDAELAANREGGSMDAMAAAAVRFASKVTRERGHVTDADVQAVKAAGYSDGQVIEIVLHVALNTLTNYVNEVAKTEIDFPVVQHRAK; translated from the coding sequence ATGTCGCGCATCCCTACTCCGGCCTCCATCGAAGCGTCCCCCGCCGCGGCTCGGCCCCTGCTCGAGGCGGTCAAGAAGCAGCTTGGCGTCGCGCCCAACCTGTTCCGCGTCGTCGCGAACAGCCCCGCCGCCCTCGAGGGCTACCTTGGACTCAATGGGGCGCTCGGAAAGGGCCAGCTCGATGCCCGCACCCGCGAGCGCATCGCGATGGCGGTCGCGGAGATCAACGGCTGCGACTACTGCCTCTCCGCGCACACCTACCTGGGCAAGAACCTGGCGAAGCTGGATGACGCGGAGCTGGCGGCGAATCGTGAGGGCGGCTCGATGGACGCGATGGCCGCCGCCGCCGTGCGCTTCGCCTCCAAGGTCACCCGCGAGCGCGGCCACGTCACCGACGCGGACGTGCAGGCGGTCAAGGCCGCGGGCTACAGCGATGGGCAGGTGATCGAAATCGTCCTGCACGTGGCGCTCAACACGCTCACCAACTACGTGAACGAGGTGGCGAAGACAGAGATTGACTTCCCCGTCGTACAGCACCGGGCGAAGTAG
- a CDS encoding LysR family transcriptional regulator codes for MDRLDAMSAFVAVAEHRGFAHAARSLGLSPSAVTRLVAALEERLSIRLLQRTTRSVTLTDAGARYLERARRILAEVEEAEDAAQEERTVPQGRFVLTAPDLFGRLHVAPLMSTFLSRHPAVTGELLLSDRTVNLVEEGVDAAVRIGVLADSSLFARRVGETRRVVVASPEYLAQHKKPQVPGDVASHDVIQFTALNPTPEWRFSRDGRSSHVSFTPTFVTNSAEAALGHVERGHGLAMLLAYQVAESVRAGRLKVVLSKFEPPPLPIHLVYPTTRLLSAKVRAFVDLAVATCNWHFVAL; via the coding sequence ATGGACCGTCTTGATGCCATGTCCGCCTTCGTGGCGGTCGCCGAACATCGTGGCTTTGCGCACGCCGCGCGCAGCCTGGGGCTGTCACCCTCGGCCGTCACCCGGCTCGTCGCCGCGCTGGAGGAGCGACTGTCCATCCGCCTGCTCCAGCGCACGACGCGTTCGGTGACGTTGACCGATGCGGGCGCCCGCTATCTGGAACGCGCCCGCCGCATCCTGGCGGAGGTCGAAGAGGCGGAGGACGCGGCTCAGGAAGAACGAACCGTCCCGCAGGGCCGCTTCGTGCTCACGGCACCGGACCTCTTCGGCCGGCTCCACGTCGCTCCACTCATGAGCACGTTCTTGTCACGCCATCCGGCCGTCACGGGTGAGTTGCTCCTGTCGGACCGCACGGTGAACCTGGTCGAAGAGGGCGTGGACGCGGCGGTTCGGATTGGCGTGCTCGCCGACTCGAGTCTCTTTGCCCGCAGGGTCGGGGAGACCCGACGCGTCGTCGTTGCTTCGCCGGAATACCTTGCTCAGCACAAGAAGCCCCAGGTGCCCGGTGACGTCGCATCACACGACGTCATCCAGTTCACCGCGCTCAATCCCACACCCGAGTGGCGCTTTTCTCGTGACGGTCGCTCGAGCCACGTCTCATTCACTCCCACCTTCGTGACGAACAGCGCCGAGGCGGCGCTCGGTCACGTGGAGCGCGGTCACGGACTGGCGATGCTGCTCGCGTATCAGGTCGCCGAGTCCGTACGAGCGGGACGGCTCAAGGTGGTCCTCTCGAAGTTCGAGCCGCCGCCCCTGCCCATCCACCTCGTCTATCCGACCACCCGGTTGCTCTCCGCCAAGGTCCGGGCCTTCGTCGACCTGGCCGTGGCGACGTGCAACTGGCACTTCGTCGCTCTCTGA
- a CDS encoding amidase — protein MTMDAHGAWAYRPAAPLRGAADGPLAGLTFSAKDLYGVPGWPLRGSSRAVLPEVGDSPLVARLLGLGATLVGKTHLHEVALGITGANAFGGTRNPRDSTRVAGGSSGGAAVSVATGEVDFALGTDTGGSIRVPAAWCGVVGFKPTKGSAAWPTEGVLPLSATCDHTGPLARDVRGVARVHTALSGEAVAPRDWAGVRVGVWDIRAWVTPEVWAVVEADAARLAALGARVTRVSFPDVMDAYTPIVLSEAAAIHARALASEAPGFLAATEANLRVGAALSQADVAAAHARREAYRSRLEALFGEVDVLLGPAVPDVAPRMDQEDVSVAEGVLPVRRAVLRITAPWSLLGAPTLCLPRPLGALSVGVQLVAPWGQDVALLGWGLG, from the coding sequence ATGACGATGGATGCTCACGGGGCCTGGGCGTACCGTCCGGCCGCCCCCCTTCGAGGGGCGGCGGACGGGCCGCTCGCGGGACTGACGTTCAGCGCGAAGGACCTGTACGGCGTGCCGGGCTGGCCGCTCCGGGGCAGCTCCCGGGCCGTGCTTCCCGAAGTGGGTGACAGTCCACTCGTGGCCCGCCTCCTGGGGCTCGGGGCGACGCTTGTCGGCAAGACGCACCTGCACGAGGTGGCGCTCGGCATCACCGGCGCCAACGCCTTCGGCGGGACTCGCAACCCACGGGACTCCACGCGGGTGGCGGGTGGCTCCAGTGGCGGTGCGGCCGTGAGTGTCGCGACGGGCGAGGTGGATTTCGCGCTCGGCACGGACACGGGTGGCAGCATCCGCGTGCCGGCCGCATGGTGCGGCGTGGTGGGCTTCAAGCCCACGAAAGGCAGCGCCGCCTGGCCCACCGAGGGCGTGCTGCCGCTGAGTGCCACCTGCGACCACACGGGGCCGCTCGCGCGGGACGTGCGTGGGGTGGCCCGCGTCCACACGGCCCTGTCGGGCGAGGCCGTGGCTCCACGGGATTGGGCCGGCGTGCGAGTGGGCGTGTGGGACATCCGTGCCTGGGTCACTCCGGAGGTCTGGGCCGTGGTGGAGGCGGACGCGGCCAGGTTGGCGGCACTGGGGGCGCGAGTCACGCGGGTGTCCTTCCCCGACGTCATGGATGCGTACACCCCCATCGTGCTGAGCGAGGCGGCGGCCATCCACGCGCGGGCCCTGGCGAGCGAAGCGCCGGGCTTCCTCGCCGCCACGGAAGCGAACCTGCGCGTGGGGGCGGCGCTGAGCCAGGCGGACGTGGCGGCCGCGCACGCCAGGCGGGAAGCGTACCGCTCGCGACTGGAAGCGCTGTTCGGTGAGGTGGACGTCCTGCTCGGCCCCGCGGTGCCGGACGTGGCGCCACGGATGGACCAGGAAGACGTCAGTGTCGCCGAAGGCGTGCTGCCGGTACGGCGCGCGGTGCTGCGCATCACCGCGCCGTGGAGCCTGCTGGGCGCGCCGACGCTGTGCCTCCCGCGTCCGCTCGGTGCGCTGTCGGTGGGCGTTCAGCTCGTCGCGCCGTGGGGGCAGGACGTGGCCCTGCTCGGATGGGGTCTCGGATGA